In Oryza sativa Japonica Group chromosome 3, ASM3414082v1, one DNA window encodes the following:
- the LOC4331577 gene encoding beta-amylase 2, chloroplastic-like produces MMSLNLAHQTGAAAAVAPAAPRTAVVAAAAGTVSAPAVAPAAAPSLQLQTQTVDPAAPAQGPDLPMAFQALVESLPEEQHPDVGGEERRKVGVPVYVMMPLDTVRKDGNGLNRRKAVEASLKALKSAGAEGIMVDVWWGIAECEGPGRYNFTGYMELMEMAKKNGLKVQAVMSFHQCGGNVGDSVTIPLPKWVLEEMDKDQDLAYTDRSGRRNYEYLSLGADAMPVLKGRTPVQCYGDFMRAFRDHFAAFMGNTIVEIQVGMGPAGELRYPSYPESNGTWRFPGIGEFQCYDRYMLSSLKAAAEAVGKPEWGNAGPGDSGGYNDWPEDSPFFRREGGWNTPYGEFFMSWYSQMLLEHGERILSAASGVYTGTPGVKISVKVAGIHWHYGTRSHAAELTAGYYNTRHHDGYQPIARMLARHGAVLNFTCVEMRNHEQPQDAQCRPEELVQQVAAAARESGVGLAGENALPRYDETAHDQIVTTAAEKAEEERMVAFTYLRMGPDLFQPDNWRRFAAFVKRMTESGVRDVCREQVEREAQGVAHATGSLVHEAAVALSN; encoded by the exons ATGATGTCGCTCAACCTGGCTCACCagaccggagcggcggccgccgtGGCACCGGCGGCGCCACGTACGGCCGTggtcgcggcggctgcgggtACAGTGTCTGCTCCGGCggtcgcgccggcggcggcgccgagcctGCAGCTGCAGACGCAGACTGTGgacccggcggcgccggcgcagggGCCGGACCTCCCCATGGCCTTCCAGGCGCTGGTCGAGAGCCTGCCGGAGGAGCAGCACCcggacgtgggcggcgaggagcggcgcaAGGTGGGCGTGCCGGTGTACGTGATGATGCCGCTGGACACGGTGCGCAAGGACGGCAACGGGCTGAACCGGCGGAAGGCGGTGGAGGCGTCCCTGAAGGCGCTGAAGAGCGCCGGCGCCGAGGGGATCATGGTGGACGTGTGGTGGGGCATCGCCGAGTGCGAGGGCCCCGGCCGCTACAACTTCACCGGGTACATGGAGCTCATGGAGATGGCCAAGAAGAACGGGCTCAAGGTGCAGGCCGTCATGTCGTTCCACCAGTGTGGCGGCAACGTCGGCGACTCAGTCAC TATACCACTTCCGAAATGGGTGTTGGAGGAGATGGACAAGGACCAGGACCTGGCCTACACGGATCGGAGCGGCCGCCGCAACTACGAATACCTCTCGCTCGGCGCCGACGCCATGCCGGTGCTCAAGGGCCGCACGCCGGTGCAGTGCTACGGCGACTTCATGCGCGCCTTCCGCGACCACTTCGCCGCCTTCATGGGCAACACCATAGTC GAGATTCAAGTCGGCATGGGTCCGGCCGGTGAGCTCCGCTACCCGTCGTACCCGGAGAGCAATGGCACCTGGAGATTCCCCGGCATCGGCGAGTTCCAGTGCTATGACAGG TACATGCTGAGCAGtctcaaggcggcggcggaggcggtgggcaAGCCGGAGTGGGGCAACGCCGGGCCGGGAGACTCCGGCGGGTACAACGACTGGCCGGAGGACTCGCCCTTCTTCCGCCGTGAAGGTGGGTGGAACACTCCCTACGGTGAGTTTTTCATGAGCTGGTACTCGCAGATGCTCCTGGAACACGGCGAGCGCATCCtgtcggcggcgtcgggcgtGTACACCGGCACACCCGGCGTGAAGATCTCCGTGAAGGTGGCCGGCATCCACTGGCACTACGGCACGCGGTCCCACGCCGCGGAGCTGACGGCAGGGTACTACAACACGAGGCACCACGACGGGTACCAGCCGATCGCGCGCATGCTGGCCCGCCACGGCGCGGTGCTCAACTTCACGTGCGTGGAGATGCGCAACCACGAGCAGCCGCAGGACGCGCAGTGCCGGCCCGAGGAGCTGGTGCAGcaggtggcggccgcggcgcgggaGTCCGGCGTGGGGCTCGCCGGCGAGAACGCGCTGCCGAGGTACGACGAGACGGCGCACGACCAGAtcgtgacgacggcggcggagaaggcggaggaggagcgcatGGTAGCGTTCACCTACCTGCGCATGGGGCCCGACCTGTTCCAGCCGGACAACTGGCGCCGCTTCGCCGCGTTCGTGAAGCGCATGACGGAGTCCGGCGTGCGGGACGTGTGCCGCGAGCAGGTGGAGCGGGAGGCGCAGGGCGTCGCGCACGCCACCGGGTCGCTCGTGCacgaggccgccgtcgcgctcagcAACTGA
- the LOC4331578 gene encoding uncharacterized protein: MADSSKQVGMDTDGGGAAAAAVDGQNLPVLVTNRKRELTLEGKALPVDCSGRRRIDLEKDLSMIGSPFTKHTSDKNGDNNEMRDVDERCTMDVDNTEMRDVVHERDARDVELGDMAAAKELEQGHMASVKEESELIKVVEVLHMARCREITEYNLKLGRYVPTRFCFRNIALFDLDKESKLGRGPPVKSLNCSEYTWMVHSMNISSIKVTESDVGYPISVFGTVLARDEYDFRCVYLFRRDRDDPQLITSPEDTLTLTGPNRALGALDRVYFEFHLKVRVDGDVDKVFCKGVREHHADACLIRPVTLWLRSCLSTVILVYSPVESAIEACVAVNIQGVVSNFNGKVTAWTTEDHENKIVLYESKVAGTKTVLGVDGSVELTRRFVAVELEDILVLNICVFEGEDEAEFELYLGQNDEECTLEQGPYKLQVKISWTAAMKKRWRERSMKLGRKFVLVR, translated from the exons ATGGCGGACTCGAGCAAGCAGGTCGGTATGGACACcgatggtggtggtgcggcggccgcggctgTGGATGGACAGAATCTGCCGGTTCTTGTGACTAACCGTAAGCGGGAGCTCACACTGGAGGGGAAGGCTCTACCTGTGGATTGTTCTGGTCGTCGTCGCATCGATTTGGAGAAAGATTTAT CTATGATTGGAAGTCCGTTCACAAAACACACGAGTGACAAGAATGGGGACAACAACGAGATGAGGGATGTGGATGAGCGGTGCACTATGGATGTTGATAACACCGAGATGAGGGACGTGGTGCATGAGCGGGACGCTAGGGATGTCGAGCTAGGTGATATGGCTGCTGCCAAGGAGCTTGAGCAAGGTCACATGGCTTCTGTGAAGGAGGAGTCGGAGCTCATTAAGGTGGTTGAGGTTCTTCACATGGCTCGCTGCCGGGAGATCACTGAGTACAACCTCAAGCTGGGTCGCTATGTTCCTACCCGATTTTGCTTTCGGAACATAGCCTTATTTGACCTTGATAAAGAGT CAAAACTTGGGCGTGGGCCACCGGTCAAATCGCTCAATTGCTCGGAATATACATGGATGGTGCACTCTATGAATATCTCATCTATCAAGGTGACCGAGTCTGATGTGGGTTACCCTATCAGCGTATTTGGCACTGTGTTGGCTAGGGATGAGTATGACTTCAGGTGTGTCTATTTGTTCAGGCGTGACAGGGATGATCCCCAGCTCATCACTTCACCG GAGGATACACTAACACTGACAGGACCTAATCGTGCACTTGGTGCATTAGATAGAGTGTATTTTGAGTTCCATCTGAAGGTTAGGGTGGATGGTGATGTTGACAAAGTTTTTTGCAAAGGTGTGCGTGAACACCATGCTGATGCTTGTCTAATTCGACCCGTGACTTTATGGCTACGAAGCTGTCTGAGTACTGTCATTTTGGTGTATTCGCCTGTTGAATCAGCCATAGAAGCTTGTGTTGCAGTCAACATTCAAGGGGTTGTATCCAATTTCAATGGCAAAGTAACTGCTTGGACAACTGAAGACCATGAAAACAAAATCGTTCTGTATGAGAGTAAAGTGGCAGGCACTAAGACAGTACTTGGGGTTGATGGATCTGTCGAGTTAACTCGTCGTTTTGTAGCTGTTGAACTGGAAGATATACTTGTGCTCAACATATGTGTTTTTGAGGGTGAAGACGAGGCTGAATTTGAGCTCTATCTAGGACAAAATGATGAAGAATGCACTCTCGAGCAAGGCCCTTATAAGCTACAGGTGAAGATTAGTTGGACGGCTGCCATGAAGAAGCGATGGAGGGAAAGGTCCATGAAACTTGGTCGCAAGTTCGTGTTGGTGCGATAA
- the LOC4331579 gene encoding uncharacterized protein gives MASTPAVMAPPPLKYRHCSNVDGLVSVEALRIIVETKACFVAVALALAYFLTASRHRLWSSSHLIKGFLFAVTQPVTRFLVSMFAMLLSMPFRNDLYLLWGILLLAGYEGVYTISGYGVSARLSDLAVHEFTRCSNIVVLGLYVRYYSHASQFRYPLWALWALMVAKFLERIVLFKNGNRKYGDGNTSRVADYMKHEHELSNTDAEAGGFSMEDYKYLIVGDSKLETTIVDGMTYEPKLTPPIRQTQEADDTVVVVTVDKVWTCKGELLKTDNRGDKLKDICLSFALCKLLRRKFAGVNASENERSKAQKLVFDGLIPDPERTFRVVRAELGFARDMSFTKYPILFSYGFPVVSVVLFAATLGVSLWIISSAIHHYRIPRKSTPNLVNGKNVDLIITFVIVFMVTAMDICEFFMHLFSDWTKVMVVSEYVRKRYVRCCLLDRILWLVCHGKLAETIGSSLGQFDLLNGAKKGYIPERIVRLYHMVRSFILLTDDKDYRIKKGKSLRPVPESVEKALCETLLSNRKQLTQGLRLLTRSKLQAESEELLTYCQLAEIETIVVWHVATCKLEQQSPHEPVESYQVATALSKYCAYLVFYNPKLLPVGNTSVRHTCKTLVRHDSSCDRSCGGDDCMIRKGEALAAALLKGRELNKSSKEPGMWTELAEFWSELLISLAPFGSVGAHEKGLGDGGEFITHLWALLYHAGIDAKYSWSSASTASGESGGRADVYPFQNGMDTVSHAVN, from the exons ATGGCATCCACTCCGGCAGTGATGGCGCCACCGCCACTCAAGTACCGGCACTGCAGCAATGTGGACGGGCTGGTCTCGGTGGAGGCGCTGCGAATCATCGTGGAGACCAAGGCTTGCTTCGTGGCGGTGGCGCTGGCGCTGGCCTACTTCCTGACGGCGTCGCGGCACCGGCTGTGGAGCTCCAGCCACCTCATCAAGGGGTTCCTCTTCGCCGTGACGCAGCCGGTGACCCGGTTCCTCGTCAGCATGTTCGCCATGCTGCTCTCCATGCCGTTCCGCAACGACCTCTACCTGCTCTGgggcatcctcctcctcgccggctacGAGGGCGTCTACACCATCTCCGGCTACGGCGTCTCCGCCCGCCTCTCCGACCTCGCCGTCCACGAGTTCACGCGCTGCAGCAACATTGTGGTGCTCGGCCTCTACGTCCGGTACTACTCCCATGCCTCGCAGTTCCGGTACCCGCTCTGGGCGCTCTGGGCACTCATGGTCGCCAAGTTCTTGGAGCGGATCGTCCTGTTCAAGAACGGCAACCGAAAGTACGGTGACGGGAACACCAGCCGCGTCGCGGACTACATGAAGCACGAGCACGAGTTGAGCAACACAGACGCTGAAGCTGGCGGCTTCTCCATGGAGGACTACAAGTACCTTATCGTTGGCGACTCCAAGTTGGAAACCACGATCGTCGATGGTATGACCTACGAGCCAAAGTTGACGCCGCCGATTAGACAAACTCAAGAAGCGGACGATACGGTGGTCGTCGTCACCGTCGATAAGGTGTGGACGTGCAAGGGGGAGCTCCTCAAGACTGATAATCGCGGCGACAAGCTGAAGGACATCTGCCTGTCCTTCGCGCTGTGCAAGCTGCTTAGGCGGAAGTTCGCCGGCGTTAATGCGTCGGAGAACGAGCGGAGCAAGGCGCAGAAGCTCGTTTTCGACGGCCTCATCCCGGACCCGGAGCGGACGTTTCGAGTTGTCCGGGCAGAGCTTGGCTTTGCGAGAGACATGAGCTTCACCAAGTACCCCATCTTGTTCAGCTACGGCTTTCCGGTCGTCAGCGTCGTGCTGTTCGCAGCGACGCTCGGCGTGTCACTGTGGATCATCTCGTCAGCGATCCACCACTACCGGATTCCCCGCAAGAGCACGCCCAACTTGGTCAACGGCAAGAACGTGGATCTGATTATCACTTTTGTTATTGTGTTCATGGTTACGGCGATGGACATATGCGAGTTCTTCATGCACCTCTTCTCCGACTGGACCAAG GTTATGGTTGTTTCTGAATACGTCCGGAAACGGTACGTGCGATGCTGTCTCCTTGACCGTATTCTGTGGTTGGTATGCCACGGCAAGTTAGCTGAGACGATCGGAAGCTCCCTAGGACAGTTCGACCTTCTCAACGGGGCGAAGAAAGGCTACATCCCTGAACGCATCGTCAGGTTGTACCACATGGTGAGATCGTTTATCCTGCTCACCGACGACAAAGACTACCGCATCAAGAAAGGCAAGAGCCTCCGGCCGGTTCCGGAGTCCGTGGAGAAGGCGCTATGCGAGACGCTTCTGAGCAACAGGAAACAGTTGACTCAGGGTCTGCGTCTGCTCACAAGAAGCAAGCTACAGGCCGAGAGCGAGGAGCTCTTGACGTACTGCCAACTAGCGGAGATCGAGACCATCGTCGTGTGGCACGTCGCGACGTGCAAACTTGAGCAGCAATCGCCGCATGAACCCGTCGAGAGCTATCAGGTGGCCACCGCGCTGTCCAAGTACTGCGCCTACCTGGTGTTCTACAATCCGAAGCTGCTGCCGGTTGGCAACACCTCTGTTAGGCATACCTGCAAGACATTGGTTAGGCATGACAGCAGCTGTGACAGGAGTTGTGGTGGCGATGATTGCATGATAAGAAAAGGCGAggcgctcgcggcggcgctgctaAAAGGGCGGGAGCTCAACAAGTCGTCTAAAGAGCCGGGGATGTGGACGGAGCTGGCGGAGTTCTGGTCGGAGCTGCTGATATCGCTCGCGCCGTTTGGGAGCGTTGGCGCCCACGAGAaggggctcggcgacggcggcgagttcATCACGCACCTGTGGGCTCTGCTGTACCATGCAGGGATCGATGCCAAGTACTCTTGGTCCAGTGCCAGTACTGCCAGTGGTGAATCTGGCGGCAGAGCTGACGTTTACCCGTTTCAGAATGGCATGGATACCGTGTCACACGCGGTTAATTAA